A part of Miscanthus floridulus cultivar M001 chromosome 6, ASM1932011v1, whole genome shotgun sequence genomic DNA contains:
- the LOC136459037 gene encoding uncharacterized protein, whose translation MDSSQQQKQDGVDVMEVPEIHGDLLMELLDASLAAENAGHQQLGLAADVDDDGDCWIDDSQESYDIHAHQDCEDCGLDGGILPDFDEYRGSRRLRSPAPYVVFDHDDTLEWAETADADDALDPFTSECTGDDWYMDGLVMAMEWEEQDDGGSGGFPFEPCYGGEAGAEQLYASPLWE comes from the coding sequence ATGGATAGCAGCCAGCAGCAGAAACAAGACGGCGTCGACGTCATGGAGGTGCCGGAGATCCACGGCGACCTCCTCATGGAGCTCCTGGACGCGTCCCTCGCCGCCGAGAATGCAGGCCACCAACAGCTTGGTTTGGCGgccgacgtcgacgacgacggcgactgcTGGATCGACGACAGCCAAGAGAGCTACGACATCCACGCGCACCAGGACTGCGAGGACTGCGGCCTCGACGGCGGCATACTGCCCGACTTCGACGAGTACAGGGGCTCGCGGCGGCTGAGGTCCCCGGCGCCGTACGTCGTCTTCGACCACGACGACACCCTGGAGTGGGCGGAGACGGCCGATGCCGACGACGCCTTGGACCCGTTCACCAGCGAGTGCACGGGGGACGACTGGTACATGGACGGCCTGGTCATGGCCATGGAGTGGGAGGAGCAGGACGACGGGGGGAGCGGCGGCTTCCCGTTTGAGCCCTGCTACGGAGGGGAGGCTGGCGCGGAGCAGCTGTATGCCAGCCCGTTGTGGGAGTGA
- the LOC136459034 gene encoding uncharacterized protein, protein MRHLKRGGCGADPRDAAVLDFVGLGEFAQLYLPDHPPDELGLSAAYDDASGRIMVSVCGGAVSASPADLAGALRLPMGKVGLPAGLDAAVFSTAEAIGAVKGIVCDRVLLGWGGSGVAVSMEVAAALRLVEEGKAYEVDWGGLVWAVVKGEVVAGTPWRYAPYLLHLMVCQRLELFAESLPLGKRFKDQVLQQCQLGDEEEASLVFLGSQNIGDLEEMPIFGSQNISFFPQQQEVGGNCSYQTISHFQALMQQIQGYVSGMNSKYLDKEQTCRDIEHEVECIKDMVNEKDKQIEATVNGIQQELLARRVVMRKFEVDKDQLCRSVQHYRKLLKKSLAKFQEHRNMVTRGEGVDSYLKDLGITGGQNLTWMCQMRSQRQIFEICDSNSSKLLKEFTEMERSIASLNHEVERLKNCSSIPDLNNGVEDDGEGKASLATTLGASWTGEGDRVSNTTQGGKRLVELIANPDKRNDTRESMDLNGAQLGTKLCR, encoded by the exons ATGCGGCATCTGAAGCGCGGCGGCTGCGGCGCCGACCCCCGCGACGCGGCGGTGCTCGACTTCGTGGGGCTTGGGGAGTTCGCGCAGCTCTACCTCCCCGACCACCCGCCCGACGAGCTTGGGCTCTCCGCCGCCTACGACGACGCTTCAGGCCGCATTATGGTATCCGTCTGCGGCGGCGCTGTCTCCGCCTCCCCCGCCGACCTCGCGGGCGCCCTCAGGCTGCCGATGGGCAAGGTTGGCCTCCCCGCGGGGTTGGACGCGGCCGTGTTCTCCACGGCGGAGGCGATCGGAGCCGTGAAGGGGATTGTCTGCGATCGCGTGCTGCTGGGATGGGGAGGGAGCGGCGTTGCTGTGTCGATGGAGGTCGCTGCCGCGCTGCGGTTGGTGGAGGAAGGCAAGGCATACGAGGTGGACTGGGGCGGCTTGGTTTGGGCAGTAGTGAAAGGGGAGGTGGTGGCTGGGACGCCATGGCGGTACGCGCCGTACCTCCTCCATCTGATGGTGTGCCAAAGGCTGGAGCTTTTCGCGGAGAGCTTACCGCTTGGGAAGCGGTTCAAAGATCAGGTATTGCAGCAGTGCCAGTTGGGAGACGAAGAAGAAGCCTCTTTGGTTTTTCTGGGCAGCCAAAACATTGGCGACTTAGAGGAAATGCCAATTTTTGGCAGTCAAAACATAAGTTTTTTTCCTCAACAGCAGGAGGTGGGGGGAAATTGCAGTTACCAAACTATTTCGCATTTCCAAGCCCTCATGCAACAAATCCAAGGTTATGTGTCTGGCATGAACAGTAAATACCTGGATAAGGAACAGACTTGCAGGGACATTGAACATGAGGTGGAGTGCATTAAGGATATGGTGAATGAAAAAGATAAACAAATTGAAGCTACTGTCAATGGTATACAACAGGAGCTTTTAGCGAGGAGAGTTGTAATGCGAAAATTCGAAGTGGACAAGGATCAGTTGTGCCGCAGTGTTCAACATTACCGTAAGTTACTTAAGAAGTCTTTAGCCAAATTTCAGGAGCATAGGAATATGGTAACACGTGGGGAAGGTGTTGACTCGTATTTGAAGGATCTTGGTATAACTGGTGGGCAGAATCTCACTTGGATGTGCCAAATGCGTTCTCAGCGCCAGATATTTGAAATATGTGATTCAAATTCTTCGAAGCTTCTCAAGGAGTTTACAGAAATGGAGAGGAGCATTGCAAGCCTCAATCATGAAGTGGAAAGGCTAAAGAATTGTAGTTCAATTCCGGACCTCAACAATG GTGTGGAAGACGATGGTGAGGGCAAAGCATCCCTAGCCACAACATTGGGTGCATCTTGGACAGGTGAAGGAGATCGTGTTAGCAACACCACACAA GGAGGAAAACGGCTTGTTGAGTTGATAGCAAACCCTGATAAAAGGAATGACACCAGGGAGAGCATGGATCTCAATGGAGCTCAGTTAGGGACGAAGCTCTGCAGATGA
- the LOC136459035 gene encoding basic leucine zipper 6-like: protein MAQLPPRIPTAVHHWPEGGQHGAAAAWADDFAEFAASRRGAHRRSLSDSVAFVEVAPADGAAVEFDRLDDDQLMSMFPDEAGGGGGSSSAPGSENSDGDNRVGGAPAGGTPTGNGNACDGEQNEAAGDAQAPAAGQAAAASTELIRDPKRVKRILANRQSAQRSRVRKLQYISELERSVTTLQNEVSVLSPRVAFLDQQRTILTVGNSHLKQRIAALAQDKIFKDAHQEALKKEIERLRQVYEQQNLKMAAGAAASDHGPPPPVPAEKELMS from the exons ATGGCGCAGCTGCCGCCCAGGATCCCGACCGCGGTGCACCACTGGCCGGAGGGGGGCCAgcacggcgcggcggcggcgtgggccgATGACTTCGCCGAGTTCGCGGCGTCGCGGCGGGGCGCGCACCGGAGGTCGCTGAGCGACTCGGTCGCCTTCGTCGAGGTGGCGCCCGCGGACGGCGCGGCCGTCGAGTTCGACAGGCTGGACGACGACCAGCTCATGTCCATGTTCCCCGACGAggccgggggcggcggcgggtcgTCGTCCGCGCCGGGGTCCGAGAACAGCGACGGCGACAACCGTGTCGGCGGTGCACCGGCGGGAGGCACCCCCACCGGCAACGGCAATGCCTGCGACGGCGAGCAGAACGAAGCCGCGGGCGACGCACAGGCGCCGGCGGCGGGGCAAGCTGCCGCCGCCTCCACGGAGCTGATCCGGGACCCCAAGAGGGTGAAGAG GATCCTTGCCAATCGGCAGTCAGCTCAGAGGTCGCGGGTGAGGAAGTTGCAGTACATCTCCGAGCTCGAGCGCAGCGTCACGACACTGCAG AACGAGGTGTCCGTGCTGTCTCCCCGCGTGGCATTTCTGGATCAACAACGGACCATACTGACCGTCGGCAATAGCCACCTCAAGCAGCGGATCGCAGCTCTTGCTCAGGACAAGATTTTCAAGGACG CTCATCAAGAGGCGTTGAAGAAGGAGATCGAGAGGCTGCGCCAGGTCTACGAGCAGCAGAACCTCAAGATGGCAGCCGGTGCTGCTGCTTCTGACCACGGGCCGCCGCCACCGGTGCCCGCAGAGAAAGAACTCATGAGCTAA
- the LOC136459038 gene encoding la-related protein 6A-like, whose translation MDGQAPPLLDAVVPEPLASGDELHPPRPVEVEDPLTSGMDGQAPPLDGVARDPLTVFDELQPTGEVVEEDALPVAPDIVKGEVVEEDALPVAPDIVKGEVVVEDVLPVATDIVNDASSEGPEAGSGGVVLTDDLRDRIVKQVEYYFSDENLPTDEFLLKYVKKNKKGFVPIETIASFRRMKKLVQDLSVIEAALRTSPKLVVSSDGKRVRRLHPLPHNELKDSKKSTVLVENLPPDFSMESIQEKFGTVGKVVNVTINDPELVKESSTAKKPDFNLSSKVHVLVEYEAVEAAEKAVTVLSDESNWRTGMKVRLLSKQSAMGSGKYNKPSKENQDAVSKKIDQNQHSKEDQRITSEKISNADEVGSAKDKENLKSVFTTETEHHDQKPNSRGRKGRYKGQGQMQQNTNKQGSSGSESLNKPIPGPRMPDGTRGFTLGRGRSLPLQKSEKAEE comes from the exons ATGGACGgccaggctccacctcttctcGACGCCGTCGTGCCCGAGCCCCTTGCATCCGGCGACGAGCTCCATCCGCCGCGTCCTGTCGAAGTGGAGGACCCCCTGACCTCCGGTATGGACGGCCAGGCTCCACCTCTCGACGGCGTCGCGCGGGATCCCCTTACCGTGTTCGACGAGCTGCAGCCCACGGgcgaggtggtggaggaggacgcCCTACCTGTCGCGCCCGACATCGTCAAGGgcgaggtggtggaggaggacgcTCTACCAGTCGCGCCCGACATCGTCAAGggcgaggtggtggtggaggacgtCCTACCCGTCGCGACCGACATCGTCAACGACGCCTCTTCTGAGGGTCCTGAGGCCGGCAGTGGTGGCGTCGTGCTCACAGATGATCTCCGTGACCGCATCGTCAAGCAG GTCGAGTACTATTTCAGCGATGAGAATCTTCCTACGGACGAGTTCCTATTGAAATAtgtgaagaagaacaagaagggctTTG tTCCTATTGAGACTATCGCATCATTTAGAAGAATGAAGAAACTCGTTCAAGACCTGTCAGTAATTGAAGCTGCACTCAGGACATCACCAAAGCTG GTTGTAAGTTCAGATGGGAAACGGGTCAGGAGGTTACATCCGTTGCCACACAATGAATTGAAAGATTCAAAG AAAAGCACTGTTTTGGTTGAAAATCTACCTCCAGATTTCTCCATGGAGAGTATTCAGGAAAAATTCGGTACAGTGGGCAA AGTTGTGAACGTAACAATTAATGATCCAGAATTAGTGAAAGAATCTTCAACTGCCAAGAAGCCCGACTTCAATTTAAGTAGTAAG GTACATGTACTTGTTGAGTATGAAGCAGTGGAGGCCGCTGAGAAGGCT GTTACTGTCCTAAGTGATGAGAGCAACTGGAGAACTGGGATGAAAGTCAGGCTTCTGTCTAAACAAAGCGCAATGGGATCAGGAAAGTATAACAAACCTTCAAAAGAAAATCAGGATGCAGTTTCCAAAAAGATTGATCAGAATCAACATTCAAAAGAAGACCAGCGTATAACCTCAGAAAAGATCTCCAATGCTGATGAAGTGGGGAGTGCCAAGGACAAAGAGAATTTGAAATCTGTTTTTACCACTGAG ACTGAGCACCATGACCAGAAGCCAAATTCTAGAGGACGAAAAGGACGGTACAAAGGTCAAGGTCAGATGCAGCAAAATACAAACAAACAAG GAAGTTCTGGTTCTGAGTCATTAAACAAGCCTATTCCTGGACCGAGAATGCCAGATGGAACAAGGGGCTTTACACTTGGACGTGGTAGATCTCTTCCACTACAGAAATCTGAGAAGGCTGAAGAGTAG